CTGGAGATCGCTCTCAAAGCCCCCACACCGGAGGCGACTTCCATCAGCAAAGCTGTCGAACTCTACCTCCAATCCCAGAAATAGATGACTCCTCCGCAGGGCCATACTCTCACCAAAGAGGAAAGGCTGTGCGGGAAGACCACCGTCTCCGCACTCATTTCCTCCGGGAAATGGGGCACTACGCCGCACCTGCGCTTCTGCTGGGCGGCGGGGCGCGACACGGGCCTCAACCGCCTGATGGTGTCCGTCCCCAAGAAATTCTTCAAGCGCGCCGTCAAGCGCAACCTGCTCAAGCGCCGGCTGCGCGAATCCTACCGGCTCCAGAAGGAGCTGCTCGCCGCGACGGGCGTGGACCTGTTGCTCGCCTACTCGCATCCCGAGGTCGCCGACTCCGCGGTCCTCTTCGCCGAGGTCACCGAGATCCTGCAACGCATTTCCGCGAAGCTCGCCGCCGAATGAAGCGCCTTCTGGACATCCTCAAGCGCATCTTTGCGGCGCCCTTCATCCTGCTGATCAAATTCTACCAGCTGTGCATCTCGCCGCTCAAGCCGCCGAGCTGCCGCTTCACCCCCACCTGTTCGCAGTACGCCCTCGAGGCGTTCCGCAAATACGGCCCCATCAAGGGCTTCTGGCTCAGCCTCAAGCGCATCCTCCGCTGCCACCCCTGGGGCGGCAGTGGCTATGATCCGGTGCCGTAATGAAGAATGCAAAATAATTGCTAACTTTGCATGATTGCGAAATAACTAACTAAAAATATAAAGCATGGCAAATCCTATCAGCGTACTCAACCACGCAGCAGACAACATCCGCATCCTTGCGGCTTCGGCAGTCGAAAAGGCCAAATCCGGTCACCCGGGCGGCGCCATGGGCGGCGCCGACTTCATCAATGTGCTTTACAGCGAGTATCTGAACTACGACCCCCAGAACCCTACCTGGGCCGGTCGCGACCGCTTCTTCCTGGATCCCGGTCACATGGCTCCGATGCTCTACGGCCAGCTCTGCCTCATCGGCAAGTACAGCCTCGACGAACTGGCCAACCTGCGCCAGTGGGGCTCCCCGACCACGGGTCACCCCGAGTTCGACCCGACGCGCGGCGTTGAGAACACCAGCGGCCCGCTCGGCCAGGGCCATGCCTACGCCGTGGGCGCCGCCATCGCAGCGAAGTTCCTGGCCGCCCACACCGGCAACCCGACCTTTGCCAAGGAGACCGTCTATGCCTACATCTCCGACGGCGGCGTGCAGGAGGAGATCTCCCAGGGCGCAGCCCGCATCGCCGGCATCCTGGGCCTGGACAACCTTGTCATGTTTTATGATTCCAACGACATCCAGCTCTCCACCGAGACCAAGGTGGTGATGAACGAGGATACGGCCGCCAAGTACCGCGCCCTCGGCTGGGAGGTCTTCGAGATCAACGGCAACGACGCCGCCCAGATCCGCAAGGCCATCGAGGCCGCCAAGGCCGTCAAGGGCAAGCCGGCTCTCATCATCGGCAAGTGCATCATGGGCAAGGGCGCCCTCAAGGAGGACGGCTCCAGCTACGAGCGCAACTGCAAGACCCACGGCGCCCCGCTCGGCGGCGACGCCTACAAGAATACCATCAAGAACCTTGGCGGCGATCCCGAGAACCCGTTCCAGATCTTCGACGACGTCAAGGAGCTGTACGCCCGCCGCGCCGAGGAGCTGAAGCAGATCGTCGCCGACCGCTACGCCGAGGAGAAGGCCTGGGCGGCAGCCAACCCCGAGAAGGCTGCGCAGCAGGCCGACTGGTTCAGCGGCAAGGCCCCGAAGATCGACTGGAGCAAGGTCTCCCAGAAGGAGAACGACGCCACGCGTTCCGCTTCCGCCGCCTGCCTATCCGCCCTCGCCGAGCAGGTCCCCAACATGATCTGCGCCTCCGCGGACCTCTCCAACTCCGACAAGACCGACGGCTTCCTGAAGAAGACCACCGCCTTCCAGGCCGGCGACTTCTCCGGCGCCTTCTTCCAGGCCGGCGTCGCCGAGCTCACGATGGCCTGCTGCTGCATCGGTATGGCCCTGCACGGCGGTGTCATCCCCGCCTGCGGCACCTTCTTCGTGTTCTCCGACTACATGAAGCCGGCCGTGCGCATGGCCGCCCTGATGGAGATTCCCGTCAAGTTCATCTGGACCCACGACGCCTTCCGCGTCGGTGAGGACGGCCCGACCCACGAGCCCGTCGAGCAGGAGGCCCAGATCCGCCTGATGGAGAAACTGAAGAACCACCACGGCAAGAACTCCGTCCTCGTGCTCCGTCCGGCCGACGCCAAGGAGACCACCGAGGCCTGGGCCCTCGCCATGGCCAACATGAGCACGCCTTCCGCGCTCATCCTGTCCCGCCAGAACATCGCCGACCTCCCGGCCGGCAACGACTACAGCCAGGCTGCCAAGGGCGGCTACATCGTGGCCGGCTCCGACGCCAACCCCGATGTCATCCTCGTGGCCTCCGGTTCCGAAGTCTCCACCCTGGAGGCCGGTGCTAAGCTCCTCCGCGCCGAGGGCATGAAGGTCCGCGTGGTGAGCGTCCCTTCCGAGGGCCTCTTCCGCCAGCAGTCCAAGGAATACCAGCAGAGCGTCCTGCCCGCCGGTGTCAAGAAGTTCGGCCTCACCGCCGGCCTGCCTGTCACGCTGCAGGGCCTCGTGCCTGAGTCCGAGGGCACCGTCTGGGGCCTCGAGTCATTCGGTTTCTCGGCTCCCTACAAGGTGCTCGACGAGAAGCTCGGCTACACCGCGCAGAACGTTTACGAGCAGGTGAAGAAACTCTTTTAGTACGCAATGAAGAACATTCGGAACTTCTGCATCATCGCCCACATCGACCACGGCAAGAGCACGCTGGCGGACCGCCTGCTTGAACTGACGCGGACGGTGGGAGCGCGTGACATGGAGAACCAGGTGCTCGACGACATGGACCTGGAGAAGGAGAAAGGCATCACGATCAAGAGCCACGCCATCCAGATGCTCCATCAGTACCAGGGTGAGACCTACAGGCTCAACCTCATCGACACGCCGGGCCACGTCGACTTCTCCTATGAGGTTTCGAGAAGCATAGCCTCCTGCGAAGGCGCCCTCCTGGTGGTGGACGCCTCGCAGGGCGTACAGGCCCAGACCATTTCCAATCTCTACATGGCGATCGACCACGGGCTGGAGATCATACCGGTCCTCAACAAGATCGAT
The sequence above is a segment of the Bacteroidales bacterium WCE2004 genome. Coding sequences within it:
- a CDS encoding transketolase, producing the protein MANPISVLNHAADNIRILAASAVEKAKSGHPGGAMGGADFINVLYSEYLNYDPQNPTWAGRDRFFLDPGHMAPMLYGQLCLIGKYSLDELANLRQWGSPTTGHPEFDPTRGVENTSGPLGQGHAYAVGAAIAAKFLAAHTGNPTFAKETVYAYISDGGVQEEISQGAARIAGILGLDNLVMFYDSNDIQLSTETKVVMNEDTAAKYRALGWEVFEINGNDAAQIRKAIEAAKAVKGKPALIIGKCIMGKGALKEDGSSYERNCKTHGAPLGGDAYKNTIKNLGGDPENPFQIFDDVKELYARRAEELKQIVADRYAEEKAWAAANPEKAAQQADWFSGKAPKIDWSKVSQKENDATRSASAACLSALAEQVPNMICASADLSNSDKTDGFLKKTTAFQAGDFSGAFFQAGVAELTMACCCIGMALHGGVIPACGTFFVFSDYMKPAVRMAALMEIPVKFIWTHDAFRVGEDGPTHEPVEQEAQIRLMEKLKNHHGKNSVLVLRPADAKETTEAWALAMANMSTPSALILSRQNIADLPAGNDYSQAAKGGYIVAGSDANPDVILVASGSEVSTLEAGAKLLRAEGMKVRVVSVPSEGLFRQQSKEYQQSVLPAGVKKFGLTAGLPVTLQGLVPESEGTVWGLESFGFSAPYKVLDEKLGYTAQNVYEQVKKLF
- a CDS encoding ribonuclease P protein component, whose product is MTPPQGHTLTKEERLCGKTTVSALISSGKWGTTPHLRFCWAAGRDTGLNRLMVSVPKKFFKRAVKRNLLKRRLRESYRLQKELLAATGVDLLLAYSHPEVADSAVLFAEVTEILQRISAKLAAE